In the genome of Tripterygium wilfordii isolate XIE 37 chromosome 19, ASM1340144v1, whole genome shotgun sequence, one region contains:
- the LOC119985926 gene encoding probable serine/threonine-protein kinase abkC has protein sequence MSRFLFPHNSRRVAHYFLRNKRPRYVEANNNGKYSTVGIPYNLCRLYQRYRITCGGQSPFLLYKVNGSLQRNGGYRSFSALSMSNSLQQQAHVAWKRLSQLCSYGGQTFPPIGRIACAVSLALTRSNLVAPGVLAFIIGEFARTGQTWAEAEYLPSRDSLYMQAQDGQTCLTTFLFSLIDGILILLRAIYLAMLFTPCIAMAPFAEPIGGQFRRTWLHIVHHTLEKAGPAFIKWGQWAATRPDLFARDLCRELAKLHTSAPAHDFSFTRKSVEKAFGRKLHEIFSEFEEEPVASGSVAQVHRATLKYRYPGQQIKPILVAVKVRHSGVGEAIRRDFIIINFVAKVSNFIPTLKWLRLDESIQQFAVFMMSQVDLAREAAHLSRFIYNFRSWKDVSFPKPVYPLVHPAVLVETYEHGKNVMHYVDELEGHERIKSSLARIGSHALLKMLLVDNFIHADMHPGNILVRETKNKPPHKPLFGSRPHVVFLDVGMTAELSKRDRANLLEFFKAVAVRDGRSAAECTLRLSEHQNCPNPKAFIEEVERSFNFWDTTEGNLVRPSECIQQLLEQVRRHKVNIDGNVCTVMVTTLVLEGWQQRLDPGYDVMRTLKTLLFKVDWAESLSYTIEGLMAP, from the exons AATAAGAGGCCTAGATATGTTGAAGCTAATAATAATGGAAAATATTCTACTGTTGGGATCCCGTACAACTTGTGCAGATTATATCAAAGGTATAGAATCACTTGTGGAGGACAGTCTCCATTTCTATTATACAAAGTGAATGGGAGTTTACAGAGAAATGGTGGTTATAGAAGTTTCTCTGCACTTTCAATGAGTAATTCCCTTCAACAGCAAGCCCATGTTGCTTGGAAGAGGCTTTCTCAATTATGTTCCTATGGGGGTCAGACTTTTCCACCAATTGGTAGGATTGCTTGTGCAGTGAGTCTGGCTTTAACGAGATCGAATCTAGTAGCTCCTGGTGTTCTTGCATTCATAATAGGGGAGTTTGCTCGGACTGGACAAACGTGGGCAGAAGCAGAATATTTGCCCAGTAGGGATTCTCTTTACATGCAAGCACAAGATGGGCAGACTTGTCTGACAACTTTTTTGTTCTCGCTTATTGATGGTATACTTATTCTTCTACGAGCTATATATTTAGCAATGTTGTTTACACCATGCATAGCTATGGCTCCATTTGCAGAACCTATAGGGGGTCAGTTTAGGAGAACTTGGCTTCATATTGTCCATCATACACTGGAAAAGGCAGGCCCCGCATTCATTAAATGGGGTCAGTGGGCTGCAACAAGACCAGATCTTTTCGCCAGAGATCTGTGTCGTGAACTCGCAAAACTGCATACTAGTGCACCAGCACATGATTTTTCCTTTACCAGAAAATCTGTTGAGAAGGCATTTGGTCGCAAGCTGCATGAGATTTTCTCAGAATTTGAAGAGGAACCTGTGGCATCTGGAAGTGTAGCTCAAGTTCATCGCGCTACTTTGAAGTACAGATATCCAGGTCAGCAGATAAAGCCCATTCTAGTTGCTGTTAAGGTTCGACATTCTGGTGTGGGTGAAGCAATCAGAAGGGACTTTATTATAATCAATTTTGTAGCAAAAGTATCAAATTTCATCCCTACATTGAAATGGTTGAGATTGGATGAAAGCATACAGCAATTTGCTGTCTTCATGATGTCTCAAGTTGATCTTGCAAGAGAAGCTGCCCACTTGAGTcgttttatttataatttccgTAGTTGGAAGGATGTCTCCTTCCCAAAACCTGTATATCCCCTGGTGCACCCAGCTGTCTTGGTGGAAACTTATGAGCATGGAAAAAATGTTATGCACTACGTTGATGAGCTTGAAGGCCATGAACGGATTAAAAGTTCCCTTGCTCGCATTGGGAGCCATGCACTTTTGAAGATGCTTTTG GTAGATAATTTCATTCACGCAGACATGCATCCAGGGAATATTCTTGTCCGAGAAACTAAGAACAAACCACCACATAAACCTCTCTTTGGATCAAGGCCTCATGTCGTATTCCTTGATGTAGGCATGACTGCTGAACTTTCTAAGAGAGATCGAGCCAATTTACTGGAGTTCTTTAAGGCTGTTGCCGTGCGAGATGGTCGCTCTGCGGCAGAGTGCACACTTAGGTTATCCGAGCATCAAAATTGTCCGAATCCAAAGGCTTTCATTGAg GAAGTAGAAAGATCTTTCAATTTCTGGGACACTACAGAGGGTAATCTTGTACGCCCCTCGGAATGCATCCAGCAATTGCTTGAGCAGGTTAGACGTCACAAAGTCAATATTGATGGCAATGTTTGCACTGTGATGGTGACTACTTTGGTTCTTGAG GGTTGGCAGCAGAGGCTTGATCCAGGCTATGATGTTATGCGCACATTGAAGACGTTGCTCTTTAAAGTTGACTGGGCAGAATCACTAAGTTACACCATTGAAGGACTCATGGCCCCATAG